A region of Moorena producens PAL-8-15-08-1 DNA encodes the following proteins:
- a CDS encoding PhoH family protein produces MSEVSKTIELPSPESAIALVGDQEENLKTLSRQTGAHLVLRGQELLISGTQKQVERVSSLVRSLKIYWLEGKRITGVDIQTAIHALDTKRQDELQDLHQDVLAHTRRGEVIRAKTFRQRQYIKAVLTHDLTFCVGPAGTGKTFLAVVIAAQALLNNQYERLILTRPAVEAGEKLGFLPGDLQQKINPYLRPLYDALHELIDTEKTANLMERGIIEVAPLAYMRGRTLNNAFVIIDEAQNTTPAQMKMVLTRLGSRSRMVVTGDLTQTDLSSNQPSGLAVTLKILRSVEGIAFCELTNKDVVRNALVQRIVTAYQNYEK; encoded by the coding sequence TTGAGTGAAGTATCCAAAACAATTGAGCTACCCAGCCCAGAAAGTGCAATCGCCTTGGTGGGAGACCAGGAAGAAAACCTGAAAACCCTATCACGGCAAACCGGTGCGCATCTGGTGCTGCGAGGGCAAGAGTTATTGATTTCTGGCACCCAGAAACAGGTCGAGCGGGTATCATCCCTAGTGCGATCGCTTAAAATTTATTGGCTCGAAGGTAAAAGGATTACAGGAGTAGACATCCAAACTGCAATTCATGCCTTAGATACTAAGCGACAGGATGAATTACAAGATTTACATCAAGATGTACTGGCTCATACTCGCCGGGGTGAGGTCATCCGAGCTAAAACCTTCCGGCAACGGCAGTATATCAAAGCTGTACTAACCCATGACCTCACCTTCTGTGTGGGACCAGCAGGCACTGGCAAAACCTTCCTAGCTGTGGTAATCGCCGCTCAGGCGTTACTAAATAATCAATATGAACGGCTGATTCTGACACGACCAGCGGTAGAAGCTGGTGAAAAACTTGGCTTTTTACCAGGAGACTTGCAGCAGAAAATTAATCCCTATTTGCGCCCCCTCTATGATGCTCTCCATGAACTGATTGATACAGAGAAGACTGCCAATTTAATGGAACGGGGCATTATTGAAGTGGCTCCCCTAGCGTATATGCGAGGTCGCACCCTCAATAATGCCTTCGTGATTATTGATGAAGCTCAGAACACCACACCAGCCCAGATGAAGATGGTTTTGACTCGCTTGGGTTCACGTTCTCGGATGGTAGTGACTGGTGATCTCACCCAGACCGATTTATCTAGCAACCAACCCTCAGGATTAGCGGTAACCCTAAAAATTTTAAGATCTGTAGAAGGCATTGCTTTCTGCGAACTCACCAATAAGGATGTTGTCCGTAATGCCCTCGTTCAGAGGATTGTTACTGCTTATCAAAATTATGAAAAGTGA
- a CDS encoding KH domain-containing protein: MFLNKSVPEILSASVRDDDPDYSALVRFLIEPFLESPDSLSVDCEKSNGKERVWIRLAFNGEDKGRVFGRGGRNIQAIRTVIKAAAQAAGQTVYLDIYEGSGSGSSPRRDNGPSRRTIVRRNLPRRVSRPRVIPRFPS; the protein is encoded by the coding sequence ATGTTTTTGAACAAATCCGTACCTGAAATTCTATCTGCTTCTGTTAGAGATGATGACCCAGATTATTCAGCACTGGTGAGATTTTTAATCGAGCCGTTCTTGGAATCACCAGACTCCCTCAGCGTAGACTGTGAGAAATCAAATGGTAAAGAGCGTGTCTGGATTCGACTAGCTTTTAATGGAGAGGATAAAGGGCGAGTTTTCGGTCGGGGTGGTCGCAATATTCAAGCGATTCGGACAGTAATTAAAGCAGCAGCCCAAGCTGCTGGCCAAACTGTTTATTTGGATATCTATGAAGGCTCAGGCTCAGGTAGTAGCCCTCGTCGAGACAATGGCCCTAGTCGTAGAACCATTGTCAGAAGAAATTTACCTCGCCGAGTTTCCAGACCTAGAGTAATTCCAAGATTTCCCTCCTAG
- the rpsP gene encoding 30S ribosomal protein S16, whose protein sequence is MIKIRLKRFGKKREVSYRIVAIPSNARRDGRPLEELGFYNPRNDETRLNVPAIVKWLKNGAQPTQTVRNILQKANVFEQIRT, encoded by the coding sequence ATGATCAAAATCAGATTAAAACGATTCGGCAAAAAGCGTGAAGTAAGCTATCGAATAGTGGCAATTCCCAGCAATGCACGCCGTGATGGGCGTCCTCTAGAAGAACTGGGATTCTATAATCCAAGAAATGATGAAACGAGGCTGAATGTACCAGCAATAGTGAAGTGGCTCAAAAATGGAGCTCAGCCAACACAAACCGTGCGTAATATCTTGCAAAAAGCTAATGTTTTTGAACAAATCCGTACCTGA
- the ffh gene encoding signal recognition particle protein, translated as MFDALAERLEDAWKKLRGQDKISSSNIQDALKEVRRALLSADVNLQVVKDFVAGVEAKAQGSEVISGVRPDQQFIKIVYDELVQVMGETNVPLAKADTPPTVVLMAGLQGTGKTTASAKLALHLRKQERSCLLVATDVYRPAAIDQLVTLGQQIDVPVFELGTEADPVDIARQGVERAKAMAIDTVIIDTAGRLQIDQDMMGELSRIKETVQPHDTLLVVDAMTGQEAATLTRTFHEQIGITGAILSKLDGDSRGGAALSVRQISGQPIKFVGVGEKVEALQPFYPDRMASRILGMGDVLTLVEKAQEEIDIADAEQMQQKMLEAKFDFSDFLKQMRLLKNMGSLGGLMKLVPGMGKLSSSQLQQGETKLKQSEAMISSMTSEERRNPDLLASSPSRRRRIAQGSGHTEKDVRGLVSEFTRMRSLMQQMGQGQMPAMGGLGGMLGGMGGGNPRNLPGWRGSGSGKKKKKGKKKKGFGEL; from the coding sequence GACGTCAACCTACAAGTAGTCAAAGATTTCGTTGCTGGAGTAGAAGCGAAAGCACAAGGCAGTGAAGTCATATCAGGTGTTCGCCCTGACCAGCAGTTCATCAAAATAGTCTACGACGAACTGGTGCAAGTGATGGGGGAAACCAATGTTCCCCTAGCTAAAGCAGACACCCCACCAACCGTTGTGCTAATGGCTGGTCTACAAGGTACTGGTAAAACTACCGCCAGTGCAAAACTCGCGTTACATCTGCGTAAGCAAGAACGTAGCTGTCTGCTAGTGGCTACAGACGTGTATCGACCCGCAGCCATTGATCAATTAGTCACCCTCGGTCAACAAATTGATGTACCTGTGTTTGAGTTAGGTACAGAAGCTGACCCAGTAGACATTGCTCGTCAAGGGGTAGAACGGGCAAAAGCAATGGCTATCGATACGGTAATTATCGATACAGCGGGACGACTGCAAATCGACCAAGACATGATGGGAGAACTCTCCCGCATCAAAGAAACCGTCCAACCCCACGATACCCTACTAGTGGTGGATGCCATGACTGGTCAGGAAGCAGCAACCCTGACCCGCACCTTCCATGAGCAAATCGGTATTACTGGGGCAATTCTCTCCAAACTTGATGGGGATAGTCGTGGTGGTGCTGCCCTTTCAGTCAGGCAAATTTCAGGTCAGCCGATTAAATTTGTTGGGGTTGGGGAAAAGGTCGAGGCACTACAACCATTTTATCCTGACCGGATGGCATCCCGGATTCTGGGTATGGGGGATGTACTCACCTTGGTTGAGAAAGCCCAGGAAGAGATTGACATCGCTGATGCTGAACAGATGCAACAGAAAATGCTGGAAGCAAAATTTGACTTCAGCGATTTCTTGAAGCAGATGCGCCTGTTAAAGAACATGGGATCCCTTGGTGGCTTGATGAAACTGGTTCCAGGCATGGGCAAACTCAGTTCTTCTCAACTTCAACAAGGGGAAACCAAGCTCAAGCAGTCCGAAGCTATGATTAGCTCCATGACCTCCGAGGAGCGTCGTAACCCAGATTTATTAGCTAGCTCTCCGAGCCGCCGCCGCCGCATTGCCCAAGGTTCTGGTCATACGGAAAAAGACGTCAGGGGTCTGGTGAGTGAATTTACTAGAATGCGATCGCTTATGCAGCAAATGGGTCAAGGTCAGATGCCAGCCATGGGGGGGTTAGGTGGTATGTTAGGTGGTATGGGGGGTGGAAATCCTCGTAATCTACCTGGTTGGCGTGGTAGTGGCTCTGGCAAGAAAAAGAAAAAAGGTAAGAAGAAGAAGGGATTTGGGGAATTATAG